The genome window GCTCGACCTCGTCCAGCTTGAGCGGCAGCAGGCGCGCGTCCGCGGCGGTCTGCGTCAGCATCGAGACGAACTTGGTCGACACGATGTGCAGCTCGTCCACCGTCTCGGCCGTGAAGGCCTCGATCAGCGTGGCCGAGACCGTCTTGGCGTCCTGGTAGGTCGGCTTGTCCGAGAAGCCGGTCCACGAGTCGGCCACCGCGAGGTTGCGGAAGCCGTAGTACTGCACGCCCTTGCGGCCCGTGATGTACGCGACGACCTCCTTGCCCTCCGCCTTCAGACGCTCCGTCAGCACGAGCGCCTGCCTGATGGCGTTGGTGGAGTAGCCGCCGGCCAGACCGCGGTCCGCCGTCACCAGCAGGACCGCGGCCCGCTTGGCGTTCGGGTTCTCGTGGGTGAGCGGGTGCTTGGCGTTGGACCGGGTGGCCACCGCCGTCACCGCCCGGGTCAGCTCATCGGCGTACGGAGTGGAGGCGGCCACCGCGCGCTGCGCCTTGACGATGCGCGACGCGGAGATCATCTCCATCGCCTTGGTGATCTTCTTCGTCGCGGTGACAGAGCGGATCCGGCGCTTGTAGACCCGAAGCTGTGCTCCCATGGGTCGTTACGTCCTTTCCCTCGCTACCGGACTCAGGCCTGCTCGGAGAGCAGCTTGCCGTCGGCCGTGGTGAAGCCCAGCTTGAAGGACTCGATCGCGGCGGTCAGCGCGTCGATCGTGCCGTCCTCCAGCTTCGAGGTCTCGACGATGGCGGCGAGCAGGTTCTTGTGCTCGATCCGCAGGTTGTCGAGGAACTCGCGCTCGAAGCGGCGGATGTCGGCGACCGGGACGTCGTCCAGCTTGCCGGTGGTGCCGGCCCAGATCGAGACGACCTGCTCCTCGACCGGGAACGGCTGGTACTGACCCTGCTTCAGCAGCTCGACCATGCGGGCACCGCGCTCCAGCTGCGACTTCGAGGCCGCGTCCAGGTCGGAACCGAAGGCGGCGAAGGCCTCCAGCTCGCGGTACTGGGCGAGGTCCAGGCGCAGCCGGCCGGCGACCGACTTCATGGCCTTGATCTGGGCGGAGCCACCGACGCGGGAGACCGAGATGCCGACGTTCACGGCCGGGCGGATGCCGGCGTTGAACAGGTCGGACTCCAGGAAGCACTGGCCGTCGGTGATCGAGATGACGTTGGTCGGGATGTACGCCGAGACGTCGTTGGCCTTGGTCTCGATGATCGGCAGACCGGTCATCGAGCCGGCGCCCAGCTCGTCGGAGAGCTTGGCGCAGCGCTCCAGCAGGCGGGAGTGCAGGTAGAAGACGTCGCCCGGGTAGGCCTCGCGGCCCGGCGGACGGCGCAGCAGCAGGGAGACGGAACGGTAGGCCTCGGCCTGCTTCGACAGGTCGTCGAAGATGATCAGGACGTGCTTGCCGGCGTACATCCAGTGCTGGCCGATGGCCGAACCGGTGTACGGGGCGAGGAACTTGAAGCCCGCGGGGTCGGAGGCGGGAGCAGCCACGATGGTGGTGTACTCCAGCGCGCCGGCCTCCTCCAGGGCGCCGCGGACGGCGGCGATGGTGGAGCCCTTCTGACCAACGGCGACGTAGATGCAGCGGACCTGCTTCTGCGGGTCGCCGGAGCGCCAGTTGTCCTTCTGGTTGATGATCGTGTCGATCGCCACCGCGGTCTTGCCGGTCTGGCGGTCGCCGATGATCAGCTGGCGCTGGCCGCGGCCGATCGGGGTCATCGCGTCGATGGCCTTGATGCCGGTCTGCATCGGCTCGTGCACCGACTTGCGGACCATGACGCCGGGGGCCTGCAGCTCCAGGGCGCGGCGGCCCTCGGCGGCGATCTCGCCCAGGCCGTCGATCGGGTTGCCCAGCGGGTCCACCACGCGGCCGAGGTAGCCCTCGCCGACCGGAACCGAGAGGACCTCGCCGGTGCGGTGGACCGTCTGGCCCTCCTCGATGCCGCCGAACTCACCGAGGATGACGACACCGATCTCACGGGTGTCGAGGTTCTGGGCGAGGCCGAGGGTGCCGTCCTCGAACTTCAGCAGCTCGTTGGCCATGACCGAGGGCAGGCCCTCGACCTTGGCAATACCGTCCATGGCCTCGGTGACCGTGCCGACCTCTTCACGCGAGGCGGCGTCCGGCTGGTACGACTGGACGAAGTCGGCCAGCGCGTCCCGGATCTCCTCCGGCCGGATCGTAAGCTCCGCCATCAGGCTTCCCTGCTCTCCTAGGTTGCGATCCTCGGCCCGCCCAAGGAGGGCCGCAAGTATTCGATCCTCGGCCGGTGCTGTTGGACCGGCCGTACGTATGTGCCGGCTGCCCCGTGGGATGGGACCGGCGCCCGACCGAGGGTCGGATGTGCTGTGCGGTTGGCTCAGCCTTCGAGGGCCTGGCGAGCGCCTTCGAGGCGGCTCGACACGGTGCCGTCGATGATCTCGTCGCCGATCGACACCCGGACACCGCCGACGACCTCGGGGTCGACGTCGATGTTCAGGAGCACCGCGCGGCCGTACAGCTTGGCCAGCGCGCCGGAGAGGCGCTGCTTCTGACCGTCGCTGAGCGGGACCGCGGTGGTGACCAGCGCGACCACGCGGTCACGGCGGTCGGCGGCGAGCCGGGCGTAGGACTCCAGGCCCTGTTCCAGGCTACGGCCGCGGGGGTTGGTGACCAGCGAGGTGACCAGACGGACGGTGCCCGCCAGGGCACGGCCGCCGAGCAGCTTGGTGACCAGCTCCGCCTTGGCGGTGCCGGAGGCCTTCGGCTCGGTCAGCGCCGCCCGCAGCTCGTGCGAGCCGCCGACGATCCGGCCGAACCGGAAGAGCTCGTCCTCCAGGTCGTCGAGGCGGCCGGCCTTGTCGGCGGCGATCACCTCGGCGTAGGCGGACAGCTGCTCGATCGCGTCGACCAGGTCGCGCGCGCCCGACCAGCGGGCCCGGACCAGACCGGCGACCAAGTCGGCGGTCTCGCCGGAGACCTGACCGGCCAGCAGCGAGGTGACCAGCGAAGCCTTGTCCTGGCCGGACCGCGAGGGGTCGGTGAGCACCCGGCGCAGCGAGACCTCGCGGTCCAGCAGCGCGGTGACGGCGCTCAGCTCCTCAGCCAGCTTGGCCGTGTCCACCGAGGTGTTGTCGGTCAGGCTGTCGAGGTTCTCGCGGCCGGCGGCCAGGGCCTCGCGGCTGGCGCCGATCACTTGGCGACCGCCGTGTTCGCGGCGGCCTTGGCCTCCAGGTCGTCCAGGAAGCGGTCGATCACACCGCTCTGCCGGGCGTGGTCCTCAAGGGACTCGCCGACGATGCGGGAGGCCAGCTGCGAAGCGAGCGAACCCACGTCCTGGCGCAGGGCGGCGGTCGCCTGCTTCTTGTCGGCCTCGATCTGGGCGTGGCCGGCGGCGACGATGGCCTCGCGCTGACGCTGGCCCTCCTCGCGCATCTCACCGATCAGGGCAGCGCCCTGCTCACGCGCCTGCTCGGTGATCCGAGCCGCCTCGTGACGCGCCTCGGCCAGCTCGGCGCGGTACTGCTCAAGGAGGGCCTGAGCCTCGGCCTGTGCGGCGTCGGCGCGCTCGATGCCGCCCTCAATCAGGTCCCGGCGCTCCGCCAGCGTCTTCTCGATGCTGGGGAGGAGCTTCTTGCCGAGCAGACCGAAGACGATGAAGAAGCAGATCAGGCCGATGACGAGCTCAGGGCCCTTGGGGATCAGAGGATTGAAGTCCTCAGAAGCCACCAGGTGCATCGCGAGCGACATATCTGGACCTTCCGTCGAGTCTGTCGGACTTACTTGCCGAAGACGAACGGCATGACGATGCCGATGAG of Kitasatospora viridis contains these proteins:
- a CDS encoding F0F1 ATP synthase subunit gamma, with amino-acid sequence MGAQLRVYKRRIRSVTATKKITKAMEMISASRIVKAQRAVAASTPYADELTRAVTAVATRSNAKHPLTHENPNAKRAAVLLVTADRGLAGGYSTNAIRQALVLTERLKAEGKEVVAYITGRKGVQYYGFRNLAVADSWTGFSDKPTYQDAKTVSATLIEAFTAETVDELHIVSTKFVSMLTQTAADARLLPLKLDEVELSDNSPAKAEIFPLYDFEPSAEGVLDALLPRYVESRIYNALLQAAASEHAARRRAMKSATDNAGELIKSLTRLANSARQAEITQEISEIVGGANALADASAGSE
- a CDS encoding F0F1 ATP synthase subunit delta: MIGASREALAAGRENLDSLTDNTSVDTAKLAEELSAVTALLDREVSLRRVLTDPSRSGQDKASLVTSLLAGQVSGETADLVAGLVRARWSGARDLVDAIEQLSAYAEVIAADKAGRLDDLEDELFRFGRIVGGSHELRAALTEPKASGTAKAELVTKLLGGRALAGTVRLVTSLVTNPRGRSLEQGLESYARLAADRRDRVVALVTTAVPLSDGQKQRLSGALAKLYGRAVLLNIDVDPEVVGGVRVSIGDEIIDGTVSSRLEGARQALEG
- a CDS encoding F0F1 ATP synthase subunit B → MSLAMHLVASEDFNPLIPKGPELVIGLICFFIVFGLLGKKLLPSIEKTLAERRDLIEGGIERADAAQAEAQALLEQYRAELAEARHEAARITEQAREQGAALIGEMREEGQRQREAIVAAGHAQIEADKKQATAALRQDVGSLASQLASRIVGESLEDHARQSGVIDRFLDDLEAKAAANTAVAK
- the atpA gene encoding F0F1 ATP synthase subunit alpha; protein product: MAELTIRPEEIRDALADFVQSYQPDAASREEVGTVTEAMDGIAKVEGLPSVMANELLKFEDGTLGLAQNLDTREIGVVILGEFGGIEEGQTVHRTGEVLSVPVGEGYLGRVVDPLGNPIDGLGEIAAEGRRALELQAPGVMVRKSVHEPMQTGIKAIDAMTPIGRGQRQLIIGDRQTGKTAVAIDTIINQKDNWRSGDPQKQVRCIYVAVGQKGSTIAAVRGALEEAGALEYTTIVAAPASDPAGFKFLAPYTGSAIGQHWMYAGKHVLIIFDDLSKQAEAYRSVSLLLRRPPGREAYPGDVFYLHSRLLERCAKLSDELGAGSMTGLPIIETKANDVSAYIPTNVISITDGQCFLESDLFNAGIRPAVNVGISVSRVGGSAQIKAMKSVAGRLRLDLAQYRELEAFAAFGSDLDAASKSQLERGARMVELLKQGQYQPFPVEEQVVSIWAGTTGKLDDVPVADIRRFEREFLDNLRIEHKNLLAAIVETSKLEDGTIDALTAAIESFKLGFTTADGKLLSEQA